Proteins encoded together in one Dehalococcoidia bacterium window:
- the ilvB gene encoding biosynthetic-type acetolactate synthase large subunit — protein MKIIGASAVCEALLREGVDVIFGHPGGAILPFYDSLWHYPQLRHILVRHEQAAAHAAESYARLTGKVGVCVATSGPGATNLMTGLAAAKMDSTPIVAITGQVARPFMGTEAFQECDTVAMSTPVVKKAFLVMKPEDIGEIFKEAFRIAREGRPGPVLIDLPKDVQAEAFDYDTTNQPKQDISAINSELATDIDRELEEHLKEAADLLNQSKKPLLIVGRGIHASQAWDELQAFAEKINAPVLNTLHGVSAFSRHHRLAYGMLGMHGMYWSNIATTEADLIFGIGMRFDDRVIGKPGTFGPNAKIIHLDIEASQINKNVKADVGLVADVKQALSFLADLVEKRDVPNSEWLERMDDLVNGHPSIDVPDVEVITPQYVLRELNKIVELSPSPVVVTGVGQHQMWTAQFMFMPQQNSFVSSGGLGVMGFEVPAAIGAQVARPGSTVWAICGDGGFQMTLQELATIAQEHLPVKLIIMNNGYLGMVRQWQELFYDHHYKSVSMSSPNYVKLAEAYGIPALNVNSKDGVGMALATASEHQGPYLLNFQISPEENVYPMVPPGASLAETVEDPRVIHYKEPVHVIEGLVSYP, from the coding sequence ATGAAAATTATTGGTGCAAGCGCCGTCTGCGAAGCTCTTTTAAGAGAAGGTGTGGATGTGATTTTTGGGCATCCCGGTGGTGCAATATTGCCTTTTTATGACTCACTGTGGCATTACCCTCAACTCCGACATATTTTAGTTCGGCATGAGCAGGCTGCAGCACATGCGGCAGAATCCTATGCTCGACTGACCGGTAAGGTAGGCGTGTGCGTTGCAACCTCAGGACCCGGAGCAACGAACCTGATGACTGGGCTTGCAGCAGCCAAGATGGATTCCACTCCAATAGTTGCTATAACTGGACAAGTCGCACGACCGTTCATGGGAACTGAGGCCTTTCAGGAGTGTGACACTGTTGCAATGTCAACGCCTGTTGTGAAAAAAGCTTTTCTGGTAATGAAACCTGAAGATATCGGTGAAATTTTCAAAGAAGCTTTTAGAATTGCACGAGAAGGCCGGCCCGGGCCTGTTTTAATAGATTTGCCAAAAGATGTACAAGCAGAGGCCTTCGATTACGACACTACAAATCAACCGAAGCAAGATATCTCAGCAATAAATTCCGAATTAGCGACTGATATTGACCGTGAATTAGAGGAGCATTTAAAAGAGGCTGCAGATCTTTTGAATCAGTCTAAAAAACCCTTGTTGATTGTAGGACGTGGAATTCACGCGTCCCAAGCATGGGATGAACTGCAGGCCTTCGCTGAAAAAATCAACGCGCCTGTTCTAAATACTCTTCATGGAGTATCTGCGTTCTCACGTCACCATAGATTAGCTTATGGAATGCTTGGTATGCATGGTATGTACTGGAGTAATATCGCAACCACTGAAGCTGATTTGATTTTTGGAATAGGAATGCGATTTGACGATCGAGTTATCGGAAAACCTGGAACGTTCGGACCCAACGCTAAGATAATTCACCTGGATATTGAGGCTTCTCAAATAAATAAGAACGTGAAAGCAGACGTTGGCTTGGTTGCAGATGTAAAACAAGCCTTAAGCTTCCTAGCTGATTTAGTTGAAAAGCGAGATGTTCCAAATTCTGAATGGCTTGAACGTATGGACGATTTAGTTAATGGCCACCCCAGTATTGATGTACCTGATGTAGAGGTCATTACGCCGCAGTATGTCTTGCGCGAGCTTAATAAAATTGTTGAATTGAGCCCCTCCCCTGTTGTAGTAACCGGAGTAGGCCAACATCAGATGTGGACTGCTCAGTTCATGTTTATGCCACAGCAAAATTCTTTTGTATCCTCTGGTGGGCTAGGTGTAATGGGATTTGAAGTTCCAGCTGCGATTGGTGCACAAGTAGCGCGGCCGGGTTCTACGGTATGGGCTATTTGCGGAGATGGTGGTTTTCAGATGACTCTCCAAGAACTAGCAACTATAGCGCAGGAGCATCTACCAGTTAAGTTAATCATTATGAATAATGGATACTTAGGCATGGTTCGCCAGTGGCAAGAGCTTTTCTATGACCATCATTACAAATCTGTTTCCATGAGCAGTCCAAATTATGTGAAGCTTGCTGAGGCATATGGAATCCCAGCACTAAATGTAAACTCGAAAGATGGCGTTGGAATGGCATTAGCCACCGCTTCTGAACACCAAGGTCCTTACCTGCTCAATTTCCAGATCTCTCCCGAAGAGAATGTTTACCCGATGGTGCCACCCGGTGCATCTCTGGCTGAGACAGTAGAAGATCCGCGAGTGATTCATTACAAGGAACCTGTGCATGTTATTGAAGGGCTTGTTTCCTATCCATAG
- the recJ gene encoding single-stranded-DNA-specific exonuclease RecJ: MTNDNNYFIGQLKRWRIADKLDYPNLGNYPPIVTHLLRQRGIQDDSEADEFLSVSETLFENPFTLPDIEIAVNRLHNAQLADETVAVYGDFDADGVTGTALLIKALGKFKLNALSYIPHRVDEGHGLNNSAIDILSKKGVKLIITVDCGVTNINEISYAKSLGIDTIVTDHHLTAENLPEAIAIINPHAENSRYRYDHLTGVGMTLKLSQALLQPIYPESWSEGLIELGAIGTITDMAPLSRENRYIVDRGIKDLQKTKSLGLKTLLESTKTPLNTVNAQTIGFTIGPRINAAGRLDHADTALELMLTENSDRAQELVQELDSYNLERRTLTERTLQESLSHIPAQIPPLLLIGQEGFNPGVIGLVAGRISEQFGVPAAVFAVENGLIMGSCRSANGFHWSDALTKCDDLLIKYGGHAQAAGFSCFPSNLDELTNRLQSVASEQMEETSAISESVIEAEIQPENLMGKTFEHLSMFEPHGIGNPSPVFLARKVEVLKMTKIGKGGAHFKLSVRTAGVNWDAIAFKQEWIEGTKFIDLVYSIELDQWQGKNQLRLGIKDYAPSLQAKLNLS, translated from the coding sequence GTGACAAACGACAATAATTATTTCATTGGACAATTAAAAAGATGGCGTATTGCGGATAAGCTTGACTACCCGAACTTAGGAAATTATCCCCCTATAGTTACGCATCTTTTACGACAAAGAGGGATTCAAGATGATTCTGAGGCAGACGAATTCCTTTCAGTCTCTGAGACTTTATTTGAAAATCCCTTCACTCTCCCCGATATTGAAATAGCAGTAAATAGGTTACATAACGCCCAGCTCGCAGATGAAACAGTGGCCGTCTATGGTGATTTTGATGCTGATGGAGTAACAGGTACTGCTCTCCTAATAAAAGCCTTGGGGAAATTCAAGCTCAATGCGTTAAGTTATATTCCCCACCGGGTAGATGAAGGGCACGGGCTTAACAATAGCGCCATCGATATACTTTCAAAAAAGGGAGTCAAATTAATCATAACCGTTGACTGTGGTGTTACGAACATTAATGAAATTAGCTATGCCAAATCATTAGGTATCGACACAATAGTTACGGACCATCATTTAACCGCAGAGAACCTCCCGGAAGCAATCGCGATTATTAATCCTCACGCCGAAAATTCAAGATACCGCTACGATCACCTGACTGGAGTAGGCATGACATTAAAATTGTCCCAGGCCTTACTCCAACCTATCTACCCCGAATCTTGGAGTGAAGGCTTAATAGAGTTAGGTGCAATAGGAACAATCACTGATATGGCACCTTTAAGCCGAGAGAATCGCTATATCGTCGATAGAGGAATTAAAGATCTTCAGAAGACTAAATCCCTAGGGCTCAAAACCTTACTCGAATCTACAAAAACGCCCCTGAACACTGTAAATGCACAAACTATAGGATTCACCATAGGGCCACGAATAAATGCAGCAGGTAGATTAGATCATGCTGATACTGCATTAGAGTTAATGCTTACAGAAAATTCTGATCGTGCCCAAGAATTAGTACAAGAACTAGATTCCTATAACCTAGAACGACGCACTCTTACGGAGCGCACCTTACAGGAAAGCTTGTCTCATATCCCCGCTCAAATCCCTCCCCTTCTCCTCATAGGTCAAGAAGGTTTTAATCCTGGAGTTATTGGATTAGTAGCAGGTAGAATTTCCGAGCAATTCGGAGTGCCTGCCGCAGTCTTCGCTGTAGAGAATGGCTTGATTATGGGAAGCTGTAGAAGCGCAAATGGGTTTCATTGGTCTGACGCTTTGACAAAATGCGACGACCTTTTGATTAAGTACGGCGGTCATGCACAAGCCGCAGGCTTCTCTTGCTTTCCCTCTAATCTAGATGAGTTGACGAATAGGCTACAAAGCGTCGCATCTGAGCAAATGGAGGAAACCTCTGCTATATCAGAAAGTGTTATTGAAGCTGAGATACAGCCTGAAAATTTGATGGGGAAAACTTTTGAGCATTTATCGATGTTTGAACCTCACGGCATTGGGAACCCATCGCCAGTATTTCTTGCACGCAAAGTAGAAGTTTTAAAAATGACAAAAATTGGAAAAGGTGGTGCTCATTTCAAGTTATCGGTAAGAACTGCAGGGGTCAATTGGGACGCTATTGCTTTTAAACAAGAATGGATCGAAGGCACTAAATTCATTGATTTAGTGTATTCAATAGAACTTGATCAATGGCAAGGCAAAAATCAGCTCCGTTTAGGCATAAAAGATTACGCACCGAGCTTACAGGCTAAGCTCAATCTTAGTTAA
- the fabF gene encoding beta-ketoacyl-ACP synthase II yields the protein MVTPLGLDTKSSWNALLKGKSGIKTISAFDHEGFETTIAGEIPSFDPTVYVDRKQARRLDRFAQFAVAATAQALQQAELDLTDPDVDATRVASVIGSGIGGIITMSEQWSVLNEKGPSRVNPFLVPMMLGDMASGQVSILFGAKGPNYCTVTACSSGADAIGIAAKMILNGEIDIAIAGGTEAPICPIAVSGFNACMALSKNNDEPEKASRPFDSGRDGFVMGEGSGVLILESEKSVINRSVNPIVELAGYGASSDAFHVTQPAEGGEGAARAMQIAFDAACMSPSDISYINAHGTSTPMNDRLETQAMKAAFGDEAYKVKISSTKSMTGHLLGAAGGVEAAIAALTVSESAIPPTINLENVDPDCDLDYTPHHSQKGVVKAAMSNNLGFGGHNASLIFRKID from the coding sequence ATGGTCACACCCCTAGGTCTAGATACAAAATCTTCATGGAATGCATTATTAAAAGGCAAATCTGGCATTAAAACTATTAGCGCCTTTGACCACGAAGGATTTGAGACAACAATAGCTGGTGAAATTCCGAGTTTCGATCCCACTGTCTATGTTGATAGAAAACAAGCAAGGCGACTAGATAGATTTGCTCAATTTGCCGTTGCTGCAACCGCACAAGCGTTACAGCAGGCCGAGTTGGATTTAACAGATCCTGATGTTGACGCAACTAGGGTTGCGTCTGTTATCGGCAGTGGAATCGGAGGAATCATAACCATGTCAGAACAATGGTCGGTCTTAAACGAAAAGGGCCCATCACGTGTAAATCCATTCCTTGTGCCGATGATGTTAGGTGACATGGCTTCCGGCCAAGTGTCTATTCTTTTTGGCGCCAAGGGACCCAATTACTGTACTGTGACAGCATGCTCAAGTGGAGCAGATGCAATAGGTATCGCAGCTAAAATGATACTAAACGGTGAAATAGATATTGCTATAGCGGGAGGAACGGAAGCCCCTATTTGCCCGATTGCAGTTTCTGGTTTCAACGCATGTATGGCTTTATCTAAAAATAATGATGAACCTGAAAAAGCAAGCCGCCCTTTCGACAGTGGAAGAGATGGCTTTGTTATGGGGGAAGGCTCGGGAGTACTTATCTTAGAAAGTGAAAAGAGTGTAATCAATCGTTCAGTTAATCCGATAGTCGAGCTAGCAGGCTACGGGGCATCATCGGATGCATTTCATGTCACCCAACCCGCAGAGGGAGGAGAAGGCGCAGCTAGGGCAATGCAAATAGCATTTGATGCCGCATGTATGTCGCCTTCAGATATCAGTTATATCAATGCTCATGGCACGAGCACACCAATGAATGACAGGCTTGAAACTCAAGCAATGAAAGCGGCTTTTGGAGACGAAGCTTATAAAGTAAAAATAAGCTCCACTAAATCAATGACAGGGCATTTATTAGGAGCAGCTGGCGGGGTTGAAGCGGCAATTGCTGCTTTAACAGTTTCAGAAAGTGCTATTCCACCGACAATCAATCTAGAGAACGTCGATCCGGACTGCGATCTAGACTACACTCCTCACCATAGCCAAAAAGGCGTAGTAAAAGCTGCAATGAGCAATAATTTAGGCTTTGGTGGTCACAACGCGTCTTTGATTTTCAGGAAAATTGACTGA
- a CDS encoding MBL fold metallo-hydrolase, producing MSGRTELHLISDGSIRIDGGVLFGQYPKSQWQEWMSADRRNRVKLGLNCLLIRIGDQNFLVDTGVGVKHTAEDKENYGLSTSQLLSELRTLGLTPQDINGVILTSLHFEHTGGATRTSRRGEIVPTFPKASYFVQREALEEAFSPTERGINGFVPDDYLPLQNKDKLELVDGEDTIVPGLQVRKASGPYEGHQIVLLTHGGERVAFLGDLVPTPYHLQLACIAASDRQPEETLSVKRKILGDAVREGWLLVFSHGVNEKAGYLQDRGGRLYLRPVSLH from the coding sequence ATGAGCGGTAGAACAGAATTGCATTTGATTTCTGATGGGTCCATCCGCATAGATGGGGGTGTTCTGTTCGGGCAATATCCAAAGAGCCAATGGCAAGAATGGATGTCTGCTGATAGACGAAATCGCGTCAAATTAGGCTTAAATTGCTTATTAATTCGTATTGGGGATCAAAATTTTCTTGTGGACACCGGCGTAGGCGTAAAGCACACAGCGGAGGACAAAGAAAATTACGGCCTTTCCACAAGCCAGTTACTGTCTGAACTGCGAACCTTAGGACTTACGCCCCAAGACATTAATGGTGTAATCCTTACCAGTCTCCATTTTGAACACACTGGTGGCGCTACACGCACAAGCAGAAGAGGCGAAATAGTACCTACATTCCCTAAAGCATCTTACTTCGTGCAACGAGAAGCACTTGAAGAGGCTTTCTCTCCTACAGAAAGAGGCATTAATGGATTCGTCCCTGACGATTATTTGCCACTTCAGAACAAGGATAAATTGGAGTTAGTGGACGGAGAAGATACTATAGTTCCCGGCCTTCAGGTAAGAAAGGCATCAGGCCCCTATGAAGGGCATCAGATTGTATTACTCACACACGGTGGGGAACGCGTAGCTTTCCTAGGAGACTTGGTACCAACACCGTATCATCTGCAACTTGCCTGCATCGCAGCTAGTGACCGGCAGCCGGAAGAAACCTTAAGTGTTAAGCGTAAAATTTTAGGTGATGCTGTTCGCGAAGGCTGGCTTCTGGTTTTTAGCCACGGAGTCAATGAAAAAGCTGGATACCTCCAGGATCGCGGCGGCAGGCTCTATTTACGTCCAGTCTCATTACATTAA